ATAGCACTGCGGGTGATAAAATCAAAAGGGAGTTATAAACGGGAAATCATAAGAGATCTCGGATATCTATATTATGCAAACTGCAAAAATGTCACCTTCCACACATGCGACCGCCAACTAAAAGATACTATCGAAAAAATACCATTTTTAAAGCACATCCAAGAAAAGATGGTATACTTCTATAACGATAAAGAGCAGAGACCAGGCGAACTCAACAAATCTGATTGGCTAAAAATGCTAAAAATAAGTCAAATCTAATCAACTATGCTCAGCACTTTGCCGGATTACACTCCACAGAGTCCTGGTTTCCGGCAATCCCGCCCAACACATTGCGATAATGTTCCCTAACTTCATTCTCATTTTACCCTGAAATTTCACAGTATTTGCAGCAGCGTCCGTGTGGAGTCAAGCTGTGCAATTCTAACCTGAAAGTTAGCGAATAAACTGAGAGTATGCCTTACGGGTTTTGGCGAGCTCTATCTCCGCATCGTGAGCTTTACCCTTGAATTCGAGGGCTTTTTCTACAATATCCCAATCTTGGTATTCCCAAATGGGCTCAAGTTGATTTTCTCTGTATGCTTTTACCTCCGGAGGAGTGTTTCTGTCGCCTGTTAAGGCGTTGGACACGTATCCACTCGCGTTACCATCCGTGCGCACTACGAGATTTGTAATACGCGGTATGGGTATGGGGCCCTTGCTCTACTCTTCTTCGAGTTCAGCGAGTGTTGTCGAAATAATGCCGCACACAGATCCAAAAATTTGAAAGCCTCGAGTTTCAAAATAGTCTATAGCCAGTTCTTTGAAAGTGATAATCTGCCGGTTCTGAGCCCGATTTACCAGTATAGGAAACGCTTCGCGCGCCCAGCATTGCGTCTTAAGGTCTCCGAACATATTCCGTTTGTATTTTATGTTTTCCATCACCTGATAATTCCTTTCCTAATTCGGTATTTGGAAGTCCAAGGGTTTTTGCTGCTTCCTCCAACGGAAGTTCCTCAACTTCCTGTAATTTACCCACGACTGCTTGTGAACGACCCTCTGTCTTTTCAAGAGCATTGGAAGCGTTTCGTAGGTGCCGCTGCGTGAGACCTAACAGACGACTATACTCACGAAATTCTGTCTTGATGGCAGCGAGCATTTCTTGGATTTTACCAGAATGTTTCTGAATCGCTAATGTTCGGAAACCTACACGCAGCCCGAGTAAAATGGCAGTGAGAGTCGTTGGGCCAGCAACTACAATTCGATGGGTTTGTAATAGTTCCTCTACTAAACCAGGCTGTCGAAGGACTTCTGCATTGAGTCCTTCTGTTGGCAAAAACATAATAGCGAAATCTGTGGTCTGTGGTGGGGAAACATACTTTTCGCTAATATCCCGCGCTTCATCTCGAACCCTTCGTATGAGTGATCGGGTTGCCGATTTTTCTGCCTCTTTATCGGCTATTTCAGTAGCCTCAACGAGCCTTTGATAGTCAGCCGTAGGAAACTTAGAATCAATTGGCAACCAGAGACTCTTATCTGGATTATCATCATTGCCTGGAAGGCGAACGGCGTACTCAACCCTCTCAGAACCTGTATGCGGTTGGACATTCAGTTTATATTGATCTGAGGTCAAGATTTGTTCAAGGATTGCCCCCAGTTGAACTTCCCCCCATGCCCCGCGGGTGCTGACATTTGTTAGGACCCGTTGAAGACTACCCACTTCCGAAGCAAGATTTTGCATCGTTCCAAGTCCATGCTGAACGGCTTCAAGACGCTCACTGACGATGTTGAAAGACTCTGTGAGTCGTTTTTCTAATGTTGTTTGGAGTTGTTCATCAACTGTCTGGCGTATTTGGTCCAGTTTATTTTCATTATTCTGTTGCAACCCTTGAAAACTTTCACGCAATGCCGTTCGAGCCCCTTCAAGTTGGGTAGTCAGGGTTTTGCTTAATTCACCGATATTTACCACAAGCGTCTTAGTTGTAGAATCTTGCGTCGCTCTAATTTCAGATCGAATCTGCTGTCCCGAGTTAGATACTTCCTCTTGTAGCGTATCTAAGTCATCTTTCCCTATATGTTTCGGCTGCGACTTTACAGCCCTATATACGAGAATGAGTAGTACGAGATTTCCTAATAGTAAGAGACACAATATTGTGTTTAGAATCAATTTTATCTCCTTTTCTTATCCATTTTTGTAAAAGCAGGCTGTTCAGTATACCGCGTTTTGAGAGAAAGGTCAAATCTTTTTTAATCCTTGGACGGCGATAATGCTCTTGACTTGGGTCCTTTTTACACAATTTGCGTCTGTCCTAAAAAAGTTACACTTTTCACCAAATTATTTTTTTCGCAACAGAGAATCTCGACTGAGAAATACCCAAGAACCCCACGTCTCCACTGGGCTCTCAACCGAAAACCCACACAGAAATCCCAATTTAAAAATGTTATAAAAACGTAACATTTTATCGAAACAGATACTTCGGTGCCAACACCGTCAACGACACACCCCGGGCAACCAAAAGCAGGGTCAACGCTCCCCATAGCCCATGATTCCCAAACGGCATCAACAGATAGATCGCACTAAAATAAAACAATGTTGACACAATTACGGAATTCCGTAAGGCTCTCGAAGCAGTCGCACCAAGAAAGATACCGTCCCAAATGTAGGCAGCGACGTTAATCACAGGTGCGATGATGACCCAAATCAGATAAACTTCTGCCTGTTCCACAAGCGACATCTGATCCGTAAAAACATACAGCAATCGCTCCCCAAAGCACGCAAGGATTAGCAGAATCACACCCGCGAACAGAAATGCCCAGAGAAAGATAAGGCGCGTCGTCTGTTTCAGATTTCGTAGGTCCTGCGCACCTTTGTATTTGCCGATCATACTCTCTGCTGCAAAAGCGAAACCGTCAATCGCGTAGGACAATAGATTGATATACTGCAACAGAATCGTGTTAATTGCCAAGAAGGTATCACTCAAGGCTGCGGATTTTGCGGTGAAATAGGCATGACTGAATACCAGACAACACGTCCTGATGAAGATATCACCACTGATGCTAAGGAACCGCTTGAGTTTAGAAAATGCTAAGATTTCTCGTAAATTCCATTTTGGCAAAATACCGCGATAATATCTCGAAAAGAGTAGAACTGCTACAAATAATCCGATATACTGCGCAATGACAGTCGCTAAAGCGATTCCGTCTACCTTCATGTCGAGTAGTTTCACAAATACCAGATTTAAGACGATATTGGCGAGGTTCACCACAATGGTCAGTAACAGTGGGTAGCGGGCATTCTGTAACCCCAAAAATACACCGTGAAAGGCATGCAGACACAATGTTGCAGGCGCAGCATAGATACGGATATGGAAATAGATGCGGGCGAGACGCTCCACATCAGGGCTCGCATCAATGAGGCGGAAACTGAGATCAATTAGCTGCCACTGGAAGATAAGGAGTAATAGGCTTGACGTGATGCCGATGCATATCGCTCTTAGCAGCAAACGTCCACATTCTCGGAGATCGTTTTCCCCGAAGGCTTGCGCTGTCAATCCCGTCGTTGCCATTCGGAGAAACCCAAATCCCCAATAGATGAAACTGAAGATAACGCCACCGATGCCGACCGCACCGAGGTAATGCTCGGATTCTAACCGCCCCATTAAAGCAGTGTCCACCGCTCCCAAAAGAGGGATGGAAAAATTGCTAATGATATTCGGGAGCGCGAGTCGATAGATCTGCTTATTGATCTCTTGAGGGGTATGCATGAAGAATTCCTACCCTATACCCTACCACGAACTCAGGTGAAAAGCAAGGGCATTAAAGCAAAGAAAAATTATCTGCAGTGCAACAGAGTAACAAATTCTGTCCTACACACTGCAGGATTCGTGTGTGCTCTATATTTTTCTTTGTAATTTCACGAGAAATTGAGTATACTATTTAACAATGAAAGACTGGAGTTATGTGTTTGCTGCCAAATCAATCGGATTCTGTGTATCTCGGCTGCCACGCTCGGTGACATTGGTTATCGGTGGATGGTTGGGCACCCTCGTATACTATCTGGCACCACAGCAGCGGGAATTGGCGTGTGAACACTTACGCGACTGTTTGACGTTTCCTGATGAACGCCGAGTTAAAGCAGTGGCGAAACAGTGTTTTGAAAATTTAGGCAAAACTGTAGTGGAGTTCATGCAGCTCCCACGCTTGGATAAGCAGCAGCTTCAACAATATGTTACTTTTGAAGGTGTTGAGCATGTGCAGCAAGCACTCGCACGTGGGAAAGGGGCAATCATTCTAACCGGACATTTTGGAAATTGGGAACTTCTCGCTGCGAGCATTTCTGCGACAGTTGCGCCGCTTACGCCGATTGTCCGTGAATTGCGTTCCGCTCGTTTAAACGCATTGGTCTCCAGCTACCGAGAAAAAGGTGGGTATACGACGATTGACAGAGATACAGGCGTGCGCCATGCCCTTCGATGTCTCAAACGGAATGAACTCCTCGGTATTGTTGCCGATGTAGATACAGCCGTGAGTGGTGTTTTTGTCGATTTTTTCGGTAGACGTGCTTATACACCCTACAGTCCAGTGGCGATTGCCCTCAAAACAGGGGCGGCGATACTGCCAACGTTCATTGTCCGGCAACCCGACGGTTCACACCACGCAATTATCGAACCACCTTTAGCGTTGAAACGGACATCTATGAAAGAGAAAGACCTTGTTGTTAACACGCAGAAATTCACAAAAATCATTGAATCCTACATCCGACGATACCCCACGCAGTGGATTTGGATGCATCGTCGGTGGAAAACACAACCGTAGGGGTTGGGGGATTTGGTCTTTAAATAGACCAAATCCATTCCTTGTATTACATTCCCAACCCGTCCAGATCCTCACACCGTTGTATCTCTGTCTGTTATTCTGCGTAATTTGTTGTAGAAGTACAGAGACACCCGTCGGTGCTGATGAAACCGGAGCAACCACCCCGACACAGAAAGTAGATGGGTTTTCTACACAACACACCGAAGCAGGTGTTATCAAATGGACGCTTGTCGGGGATACCTCAACGTTTCACGGAAGTTACATTGAGGTGCAAAATCCGACCGTTCAGATTTTTGAAGATGGTGTTGTTTCTATTACCGTGAATAGTCGGAAGGGTAAACAGTTCCTCACGGGAAGCAAGAAAAACAATCTCCATTTCACAGGAGATGTCGTCGGTGTTAGCGAGGATGGCACTTTATATAGCGAGGTTCTCCATTGGCAAAACCTTGCGGGCAAGTTGTATGGACCCGAAGAAGTCACACTTGTCCGTGGAGATTCCACATGGATCGGAACAGAGATGTACGCAAACCCGACGCTCAGAACCGTAAAAATGCAAAACAATCAATTTGAACTTCACCCAAAAGATGAGAAAGCACATGAATACCCTCAAACCCCAATTGAACCAGAGTAGTTACAAACACAGATTTCAGTTTCGCAAATTTTGCAATTTTTGTGTGTGCGCCAGTTTTCTAACGCTTTTTGTCTGTCTTATCGCACTGACACTCGGGGCGGAAGAGGCAGATACAGAAGGACATCCGTCACCCACCAACACTGCGGAAATTCAAACGACAGAGGACGCTGTAGAACAGGATAGCACCGCTGAGGATACGGAGGCTACACCAGTAGAGACGAAAGAAATAATCACTGGGACATCGAAAAGGATGGAGAGTTATGAGCAGGAAGGCATAACGATTCTTATTGACGAAGCGAAGACAGTCCGACGGGATGAGCAAGGCATCGAAATCGGGTTTCTCAACGCTGATAAAATCACCCTCAAGCGCGACTTAGAAACGGGAGCAACAAAAGAAATTGTCGCCGAGGGCAATGTAGAAATACGAGACCAAGATATTTTTGCGACCTGTGACCATGCGATCATGGACAATCTGACAAGCACGATTATCCTTCAGGAGAATGTCGTCGTCTTACAAGACAAGGATCGGCTTGAAACCAAATACTTCACTTTCAATCGCCTGACTGGAAAACAGACTGCCGAGGGGGACGTTAAGTTTAAGGTTACCGTTACACAGGCAACACCCGTAGAGCCAGAGGCAGATGAAAACGCCGAAAGCGGCACAGACACCGACGAAGAAAACACTTCCACAACTACGTCTGAGGAGACGGAGGATCCGTCTCAAGAAGAAACAGATACTGACACTGATACTGCTGAGGGTGATACAGAAGAGAAGGCTGATACGGATGCTGAAGACGCTGAGGATACAAATACGGAAAAAGAGACTGATACAGATGCTGGAAGTTCTGAAGGGACGGATCCGAAGGAAGAAACTGATACAGACCCAGGAAACCCCGATGACACAAATCCAGACGCTGAGACGGAAGACCCCTGATGAAAAGATATGGTAACGTATCGGCAAGGGATAATTAAAAAATGGCAACAGAACTACAAGCACACAGACTCATAAAACGTTATACGCGGCGCGGTCCTATAGTCGTTAACGAGGTGAGCCTCTCGGTCCAGCAAGGCGAAATTGTCGGACTGCTCGGTCCCAACGGTGCCGGAAAATCAACCACCTTTTATATGATGGTCGGATTGATTCGTCCGAATGCTGGTAGAATTACCTACGCTGATAAGGACATTACCTTCTACCCAATGTATAAACGCGCAAGGCTTGGTATCGGCTACCTCGCACAAGAAACATCGATTTTTCGTAAACTCACAGTTCAACAAAATGTTGAGGCAATCCTTGAGGTCCAAGGGGTGCCAAAATCAGAACGCGAACCTCGTATCCGTGAATTGACGGACGAACTCGGCATTTCAAATCTGTTACAACGCAAGGCATATACACTCTCAGGGGGTGAGTGTCGCCGGGCAGAAATAGCACGCGCCCTCGCGGCACAACCTGATTTCATTCTGCTCGATGAACCGCTTTCGGGAATAGATCCGATCGCTGTTGCGGATATCAAGCAACTCATCAGCCACTTGCGCGACCGCAATTTAGGTGTGCTCATTACCGACCATAATGCCGCTGAAACACTTGATATTGTTGACAGGGCGTACATCATTGTTGATGGAAAAATTACACTCGCCGGAACGCCCACGGAACTCATTAATAGTGAGACTGCAAGAGACCTCTATTTTGGACACAATTTCTCCTATCGGATTTAAGGGTTGTCGGTTTTTGGTTCGGATTTTTTTTCAAAAAATCCTTTCGGTTGTCGGAGGAATAGTTTTCGGAGAAATGGTTGTCAGTTATCGGTTGTCGGACAAGAGGAAGCCTTTGTTAAACGAACACCTCTTAACTGAAAACCGAAGACCGATAACCATTAAACCTGATAACTACTAATGAAATGTACAAAGCGCAACTTACCCAAGCACCCCAATTAACACAGAAAACGTCCATTACACCGAGGTTACAACAGGCACTCAAAGTGCTAAATATGCCGCTGCAGGAATTAACACAATTCATCAGTCAGGAACTCCAGCAGAACCCTTTCTTAGAACTCGAGGAAGACGACGAGATAGCACGCCCTACCGAAGAATCGGATCCAGACGCCGAATGGAATGAACCAGAAGAGAATCTTGATCGAGAAGATAGTACCATTGATATTGATTGGGAAACAGCCTTTGAGGACCGTGTCTCCGTTAGCGAACGGATAAATTCCAGATACTCGGACACTGACGAGCTACAACCAGACCTGGCGCATGAAGGGTCGCTGCACG
The Candidatus Poribacteria bacterium genome window above contains:
- the rmuC gene encoding DNA recombination protein RmuC, translating into MKLILNTILCLLLLGNLVLLILVYRAVKSQPKHIGKDDLDTLQEEVSNSGQQIRSEIRATQDSTTKTLVVNIGELSKTLTTQLEGARTALRESFQGLQQNNENKLDQIRQTVDEQLQTTLEKRLTESFNIVSERLEAVQHGLGTMQNLASEVGSLQRVLTNVSTRGAWGEVQLGAILEQILTSDQYKLNVQPHTGSERVEYAVRLPGNDDNPDKSLWLPIDSKFPTADYQRLVEATEIADKEAEKSATRSLIRRVRDEARDISEKYVSPPQTTDFAIMFLPTEGLNAEVLRQPGLVEELLQTHRIVVAGPTTLTAILLGLRVGFRTLAIQKHSGKIQEMLAAIKTEFREYSRLLGLTQRHLRNASNALEKTEGRSQAVVGKLQEVEELPLEEAAKTLGLPNTELGKELSGDGKHKIQTEYVRRP
- a CDS encoding MATE family efflux transporter, producing the protein MHTPQEINKQIYRLALPNIISNFSIPLLGAVDTALMGRLESEHYLGAVGIGGVIFSFIYWGFGFLRMATTGLTAQAFGENDLRECGRLLLRAICIGITSSLLLLIFQWQLIDLSFRLIDASPDVERLARIYFHIRIYAAPATLCLHAFHGVFLGLQNARYPLLLTIVVNLANIVLNLVFVKLLDMKVDGIALATVIAQYIGLFVAVLLFSRYYRGILPKWNLREILAFSKLKRFLSISGDIFIRTCCLVFSHAYFTAKSAALSDTFLAINTILLQYINLLSYAIDGFAFAAESMIGKYKGAQDLRNLKQTTRLIFLWAFLFAGVILLILACFGERLLYVFTDQMSLVEQAEVYLIWVIIAPVINVAAYIWDGIFLGATASRALRNSVIVSTLFYFSAIYLLMPFGNHGLWGALTLLLVARGVSLTVLAPKYLFR
- a CDS encoding lysophospholipid acyltransferase family protein; the encoded protein is MKDWSYVFAAKSIGFCVSRLPRSVTLVIGGWLGTLVYYLAPQQRELACEHLRDCLTFPDERRVKAVAKQCFENLGKTVVEFMQLPRLDKQQLQQYVTFEGVEHVQQALARGKGAIILTGHFGNWELLAASISATVAPLTPIVRELRSARLNALVSSYREKGGYTTIDRDTGVRHALRCLKRNELLGIVADVDTAVSGVFVDFFGRRAYTPYSPVAIALKTGAAILPTFIVRQPDGSHHAIIEPPLALKRTSMKEKDLVVNTQKFTKIIESYIRRYPTQWIWMHRRWKTQP
- the lptC gene encoding LPS export ABC transporter periplasmic protein LptC; translation: MLLTRRNSQKSLNPTSDDTPRSGFGCIVGGKHNRRGWGIWSLNRPNPFLVLHSQPVQILTPLYLCLLFCVICCRSTETPVGADETGATTPTQKVDGFSTQHTEAGVIKWTLVGDTSTFHGSYIEVQNPTVQIFEDGVVSITVNSRKGKQFLTGSKKNNLHFTGDVVGVSEDGTLYSEVLHWQNLAGKLYGPEEVTLVRGDSTWIGTEMYANPTLRTVKMQNNQFELHPKDEKAHEYPQTPIEPE
- the lptB gene encoding LPS export ABC transporter ATP-binding protein, with translation MATELQAHRLIKRYTRRGPIVVNEVSLSVQQGEIVGLLGPNGAGKSTTFYMMVGLIRPNAGRITYADKDITFYPMYKRARLGIGYLAQETSIFRKLTVQQNVEAILEVQGVPKSEREPRIRELTDELGISNLLQRKAYTLSGGECRRAEIARALAAQPDFILLDEPLSGIDPIAVADIKQLISHLRDRNLGVLITDHNAAETLDIVDRAYIIVDGKITLAGTPTELINSETARDLYFGHNFSYRI